A region from the Pelobates fuscus isolate aPelFus1 chromosome 3, aPelFus1.pri, whole genome shotgun sequence genome encodes:
- the XAB2 gene encoding pre-mRNA-splicing factor SYF1 gives MPEKQIILEEDDLQYEEEILRNPYSVKCWLRYIECKLSGPVHALNLVYERALKELPGSYKLWYAYLRQRRKQVKRKCITDPAYEEVNNCHERALVFMHKMPRIWLDYCQFLVDQCKITRTRRTFDRALRALPITQHHRIWPLYLRFVRAYQLPETAVRVYRRYLKLSPENAEEYIEYLRSVDRLDEAASRLASIVNQDGFVSKEGKSNYQLWQELCTLLSQNPGSIRSLDSAAIIRGGLTRFTDQRGKLWCALAEYHTRSGHFEKARDVYEEAIQTVTTVRDFTQVFDSYAQFEESVIAAKMETDSEMGREEEDDLDLELRLARFEQLIERRPLLLNGVLLRQNPHNVHEWHKRVQLYQGKPHEIINTYTEAVQTVDPAKATGKPHTLWVSFAKFYEDNGQIDDARAILQRATQVKYTHVDDLASVWCQFGEMELRHENYDQALRILRKATAVPARKAEYFDASEPVQNRLYKSLRVWSMLADLEESLGTFKSTKAVYDRIIDLRIATPQIIINYALFLEEHNYFEESFKAYERGIALFRWPNVYDIWSTYLSKFIARYGGKKLERARDLFEQALDGCPRKFAKNIFLLYAKLEEEHGLARHAMALYERATQAVEPVEQYEMFNIYIKRAAEIYGVTHTRSIYERAIELLPDEQSREMCLRFADMECKLGEIDRARAVYSYCSQMCDPRLTAGFWQTWRDFEVRHGNEDTLREMLRVKRSVQAKYNTQGTFLVSQRLRVEGAASEESREPADEMQALEQRAAAVAAEAEKDKPQIKERILFVRSDASRTELAELTLQTNPDEINIGDDESEEELEPDEVQLEQKTIPSSVFSGISED, from the exons ATGCCGGAAAAGCAGATCATATTA GAGGAAGATGACCTCCAATATGAGGAGGAAATCCTACGCAATCCGTATTCAGTCAAGTGCTGGCTGCGCTATATAGAGTGTAAACTCAGTGGGCCAGTTCATGCTCTCAATCTGGTGTATGAAAGAGCCCTGAAGGAGCTACCAGGAAG CTACAAGTTGTGGTATGCCTATTTAAGACAGCGCAGAAAGCAAGTGAAGAGGAAATGTATCACCGATCCAGCCTACGAAGAAGTAAACAATTGTCATGAGAGAGCCCTTGTTTTCATGCACAAG ATGCCACGAATCTGGTTGGACTATTGCCAGTTCCTTGTCGATCAGTGTAAAATCACACGTactagaagaacatttgatcgtGCCCTGCGTGCTCTTCCGATCACCCAACATCACCGCATCTGGCCACTGTACTTACGGTTTGTTCGTGCCTACCAACTTCCTGAGACTGCAGTCAGGGTATACAGGCGATATCTAAAG CTTTCACCAGAAAATGCAGAGGAGTATATAGAATACCTGCGGTCAGTTGACAGGCTGGATGAGGCGGCCTCCAGGTTGGCATCCATTGTCAACCAGGATGGCTTTGTATCAAAGGAAGGCAAATCAAATTATCAG CTGTGGCAAGAACTGTGCACGCTGCTTTCTCAGAATCCGGGTTCAATCCGTTCCCTGGACTCTGCAGCCATTATCCGAGGTGGACTCACTCGTTTTACTGACCAGAGAGGCAAGCTGTGGTGTGCTCTTGCTGAATATCACACTCGAAGTGGGCATTTTGAAAAG GCTCGTGATGTCTACGAGGAAGCTATTCAAACAGTTACTACAGTTCGAGATTTCACGCAAGTGTTTGACAGCTATGCTCAGTTTGAGGAAAGTGTCATTGCAGCCAAAATGGAGACCGATAGCGAGATGGGGCGAGAGGAAGAGG ATGACCTTGATCTAGAGTTGCGATTGGCTCGGTTTGAGCAGCTGATAGAGCGTCGGCCTCTGTTACTAAATGGAGTATTACTGCGGCAGAATCCACACAATGTCCATGAATGGCACAAAAGGGTACAGCTGTATCAAGGCAAACCTCATGAG attataaacacatacactgaggctgttcAGACTGTGGATCCAGCAAAAGCAACAGGAAAACCCCATACACTGTGGGTGTCGTTTGCGAAGTTCTATGAGGACAATGGACAGATAGATGAT GCAAGAGCAATCCTGCAGAGAGCCACCCAGGTAAAGTACACACATGTAGATGACCTGGCTTCAGTCTGGTGCCAGTTTGGAGAAATGGAGTTGAGGCACGAGAATTATGATCAAGCCCTCCGCATATTAAGG AAAGCCACTGCTGTACCTGCCCGGAAGGCAGAATATTTTGATGCTTCTGAGCCAGTCCAAAACAGGCTATATAAATCCCTACGGGTCTGGTCCATGTTGGCTGATCTAGAGGAAAGTCTTGGCACCTTCAAG TCCACTAAGGCTGTATATGATCGGATTATTGACCTACGGATAGCGACTCCACAGATAATCATCAATTATGCCTTGTTCCTTGAGGAACATAACTACTTTGAGGAAAGTTTCAAG GCCTATGAACGTGGAATTGCTCTGTTCCGGTGGCCCAACGTCTATGACATCTGGAGCACATATCTTTCCAAGTTCATTGCTCGATATGGTGGAAAAAagctggaaagggctagagatcTATTTGAACAGGCACTGGATGGATGTCCACGCAAGTTTGCAAAAA ATATTTTCCTCTTGTATGCCAAGCTGGAAGAAGAACATGGTTTAGCTCGGCATGCTATGGCCTTGTATGAGCGAGCCACTCAGGCTGTTGAGCCTGTCGAGCAATATGAAATGTTTAACATATACATCAAGAGAGCCGCTGAAATTTATGGGGTCACGCACACACGCAGCATCTATGAGCGAGCTATTGAG CTATTACCTGATGAACAGTCCAGGGAAATGTGTCTACGTTTTGCAGACATGGAGTGTAAGCTGGGAGAGATAGATCGAGCTCGAGCTGTCTATTCATATTGCTCTCAGATGTGTGACCCAAGG CTGACAGCTGGATTCTGGCAAACCTGGAGAGACTTTGAAGTGCGTCACGGAAATGAAGACACCCTTCGTGAGATGTTGCGTGTGAAACGAAGTGTTCAGGCCAAGTACAACACTCAAGGAACGTTTCTTGTATCGCAGAGGCTGAGAGTGGAAGGAGCAGCCAGTGAAGAGTCTAGAG AGCCTGCAGATGAAATGCAAGCATTAGAACAAAGGGCAGCAGCTGTAGCGGCTGAGGCTGAGAAAGATAAACCACAGATCAAGGAGCGGATCCTCTTTGTCCG